In Mobula hypostoma chromosome 10, sMobHyp1.1, whole genome shotgun sequence, a single genomic region encodes these proteins:
- the LOC134352513 gene encoding probable G-protein coupled receptor 139: protein MSQAQSGPLYALYYPVFAAVGIPANLLSIVILPQGKCGLSKCIARYLVSMAVTDLLVVVTALILNPINGIYMPVSFLSITPVCKMSTVLIYSSRDCSVWLTVAFTFDRFVAICCQNLRNKYCTGKTARVVICVVCAMGCLKNIPWFFPYEPLYVINGVPWFCRLKLFFYASFIWTAFDWFDRVLTPCIPFLLIVLFNAMTVRYILAANRARKRLQGSCSAEKQNDPEMESRRKSIVLLFIISGNFILLWTTYVVNVVYVRFTDGSYFTGFNFKDPRFILEESGNMLLLFSCCINTGTYAMTQSKFRQELKKLIKYPLFAMMTLCK, encoded by the coding sequence CGAACCTTTTGTCCATTGTGATCTTGCCCCAGGGAAAGTGTGGTCTCTCCAAGTGTATCGCTCGATATTTGGTGTCCATGGCAGTCACCGACCTCCTGGTTGTTGTCACCGCTTTGATACTGAATCCAATCAACGGTATTTATATGCCGGTGAGTTTCCTGTCCATCACTCCCGTCTGCAAAATGAGCACCGTGCTTATTTATTCATCCAGAGACTGTTCCGTCTGGTTAACCGTTGCTTTCACCTTCGATCGATTTGTAGCCATTTGTTGTCAAAATCTGAGGAACAAATATTGTACCGGGAAAACGGCGCGTGTGGTCATATGTGTGGTTTGCGCCATGGGATGTTTAAAAAACATCCCCTGGTTCTTTCCATATGAACCCCTGTATGTGATAAACGGCGTGCCCTGGTTTTGCAGACTTAAGTTATTTTTTTATGCTTCCTTTATATGGACAGCTTTCGACTGGTTCGATCGTGTTTTAACTCCTTGTATTCCGTTCCTCTTGATTGTATTGTTCAATGCTATGACCGTCAGGTACATTCTGGCAGCCAACCGAGCCCGAAAGAGACTCCAAGGTTCTTGCAGTGCTGAGAAACAGAatgacccggagatggagagccGCAGGAAGTCCATAGTATTACTTTTTATTATATCGGGAAATTTCATTCTGTTATGGACGACGTAcgtagtgaatgttgtatatgTGCGGTTTACAGACGGTTCTTACTTCACTGGCTTCAATTTCAAAGACCCCAGGTTTATCCTGGAAGAAAGCGGAAACATGCTGCTTCTCTTCAGCTGCTGCATTAACACGGGCACCTACGCAATGACCCAAAGTAAGTTCAGGCAGGAGCTAAAGAAGCTGATAAAATATCCACTGTTTGCCATGATGACATTATGTAAATAA